From the genome of Pyrobaculum sp. 3827-6, one region includes:
- a CDS encoding replication factor C small subunit, producing MSELFWFEKYRPRSFDEVVDLEEVKARLRGFVKSGDMPHLLFYGPPGTGKTTMALVLARELYGEYWRENTLELNASDERGINVIRERVKEFARTAPVGKAPFKLVILDEADNMTSDAQQALRRIMEIYAQNTRFILLANYISGIIEPIQSRTVMFRFSPLPKEAVFTRLRYIAENEGVKISDDALETIYEFTQGDMRRAINALQIAASVDKEVTEEVVARALGMVSPRLLREALHEAVRGSFGKAATQIYGFVVDGGVGELEIIKQIHREVLRLDVPEYVKPELAYIIAEAHYAILRGAHGLTQIYGALAKVRKLLRSV from the coding sequence ATGAGCGAGTTGTTTTGGTTTGAGAAGTATCGTCCTCGTTCTTTTGATGAGGTGGTGGATTTAGAGGAGGTTAAGGCTAGGCTTAGGGGTTTTGTGAAGAGCGGCGACATGCCGCATCTCCTCTTCTACGGCCCTCCCGGCACTGGGAAGACCACCATGGCCCTTGTCTTGGCTAGAGAACTCTACGGCGAATACTGGCGGGAGAACACGCTGGAGCTCAACGCATCAGACGAGAGAGGGATAAATGTAATCCGGGAGAGAGTAAAGGAATTCGCACGGACAGCGCCCGTGGGCAAGGCACCCTTTAAACTAGTCATACTAGACGAAGCAGACAACATGACTTCAGACGCACAACAAGCACTACGCAGAATAATGGAAATATACGCACAAAACACAAGATTCATACTACTAGCAAACTACATTAGCGGGATTATCGAGCCTATCCAGTCCCGTACTGTAATGTTTAGGTTCTCCCCCCTCCCCAAGGAGGCTGTTTTTACACGGCTCCGCTACATAGCCGAGAACGAGGGGGTTAAGATCTCAGATGACGCGTTGGAGACGATATATGAGTTCACCCAGGGCGATATGAGGAGGGCTATAAACGCCCTGCAGATAGCTGCCTCTGTAGATAAGGAGGTGACTGAGGAGGTGGTGGCCAGAGCCCTCGGCATGGTGAGCCCCCGGCTTTTGAGAGAGGCTCTTCACGAGGCTGTGAGGGGGAGTTTTGGAAAAGCCGCCACTCAGATATATGGATTCGTGGTGGACGGCGGCGTCGGCGAGCTGGAGATCATAAAGCAGATACACAGAGAGGTGCTGAGGCTAGACGTGCCGGAGTATGTAAAACCCGAGCTTGCCTACATAATAGCCGAGGCTCACTACGCCATCTTGAGGGGGGCCCACGGACTCACACAGATCTACGGCGCGCTTGCAAAAGTTAGGAAACTTCTAAGGTCTGTGTAG
- a CDS encoding transcription initiation factor IIB, which yields MSETNPTSSGKPLKLRINRDSEGYLSLVTDTGEVYRCPICGNDKFVYNYEKGEVVCIVCGAVVQEQLLDLGPEWRAFTSEEKGQRARTGAPLTRLISEALTTVIDWRDKDVSGKELDIKRKLEVIRLRKWQTRARVQTSYERNFIQAAQELERLRSSMGIPRPCIEQALEIYRQALEKELVRGRSVEAMAAAALYMACRMMKMPRPLDELVRYTKASRREVARCYRLLLRELNVKVPISDPILYISRIAEQLKLSGEVIKSAIDILQKAKKAGITAGKDPAGLAAAAVYIASLMHGDNRTQKDFAVAAGVTEVTVRNRYKELAKALNIKVPIK from the coding sequence ATGTCCGAGACTAACCCCACGTCCTCAGGCAAGCCTCTTAAACTCCGCATCAACAGAGATAGTGAGGGGTATTTAAGTCTTGTTACAGACACCGGCGAGGTATACCGATGCCCCATCTGCGGGAATGACAAGTTCGTATACAACTACGAGAAGGGTGAGGTGGTGTGTATAGTATGCGGCGCAGTTGTCCAGGAACAGCTCCTCGACCTGGGGCCGGAGTGGAGGGCCTTTACCTCAGAGGAAAAGGGCCAGAGGGCCCGTACTGGCGCCCCCCTCACGAGACTCATCTCAGAGGCTCTAACCACGGTAATAGACTGGAGAGACAAAGACGTATCTGGGAAAGAGCTCGACATTAAAAGAAAGCTAGAGGTCATTAGGCTGAGGAAATGGCAGACAAGGGCCAGGGTACAGACGTCGTACGAGAGAAACTTCATACAAGCAGCCCAGGAGCTAGAGAGGCTGAGGAGCTCCATGGGCATACCAAGGCCCTGTATAGAACAGGCGCTGGAGATCTACAGACAAGCCCTAGAGAAAGAGCTAGTCAGAGGGAGATCTGTAGAGGCCATGGCAGCCGCCGCCCTCTACATGGCCTGCCGTATGATGAAGATGCCAAGACCTCTAGACGAGCTAGTTAGGTATACAAAAGCGTCAAGGAGAGAGGTGGCTAGGTGCTACAGACTCCTCCTCAGAGAGCTAAATGTAAAGGTGCCTATAAGCGACCCGATCCTCTACATCTCGAGGATCGCGGAGCAGTTAAAACTCAGCGGTGAGGTGATCAAGTCTGCAATAGACATACTTCAGAAGGCGAAGAAAGCCGGCATAACCGCCGGTAAAGATCCGGCTGGCCTCGCCGCCGCCGCGGTGTACATCGCCTCGCTAATGCACGGCGACAACAGAACTCAGAAAGACTTCGCGGTGGCCGCCGGAGTCACAGAGGTCACAGTCAGGAATAGGTACAAAGAATTAGCTAAGGCGCTTAACATCAAGGTACCTATAAAGTAA
- a CDS encoding HIT family protein, giving the protein MVADVVVEAAERPFNGGHVVIKLKKPVLKLGERELAALKHVIDNVVRYMKAELSPEGFNIYIKDREVHIIPRWCGDVNVAFFGGIKVIPLAPSDVYERVIEKCCHESNA; this is encoded by the coding sequence GTGGTAGCTGACGTAGTGGTAGAGGCCGCAGAGAGGCCTTTCAACGGCGGCCACGTGGTGATCAAATTAAAAAAACCCGTCCTTAAACTCGGGGAGAGAGAACTGGCGGCCCTTAAACACGTCATAGATAACGTGGTGAGGTACATGAAGGCCGAGCTCTCCCCGGAGGGTTTTAATATCTACATCAAAGACCGGGAGGTGCATATAATACCTCGTTGGTGTGGGGATGTAAATGTGGCGTTTTTCGGCGGCATAAAGGTAATTCCGCTAGCCCCCAGCGACGTATATGAGAGGGTTATTGAAAAATGTTGCCATGAATCTAACGCTTGA
- a CDS encoding helix-turn-helix domain-containing protein: MSHQHVAIYIAGDIIVSDNPGEAIKKWRLIFGLTQTAIATRLNTSPSVISDYESGRRKFPGSRFVKKFVQALIETDLERGGMVINLLERQLLKEKFWIAVLDMREFSEPVPASAFLQAIGAEVVVRPPPGLDIHGYTVVDSVKLVLEVPAAEYVRLYGSTTQRAAIFTKVSTGRSPMIAIKSMSSVLSVKPSLVVLHGLRPDAIDQLAVEIAKRSHIPLATTTMSIEKLIENLRQFK, translated from the coding sequence GTGAGTCATCAGCACGTGGCCATATACATAGCTGGCGATATAATAGTCTCGGATAATCCAGGGGAGGCTATAAAGAAGTGGAGACTTATTTTTGGGCTTACGCAGACAGCCATAGCGACTAGGCTAAACACATCCCCCAGCGTTATTAGCGACTACGAGTCGGGCCGTAGGAAGTTCCCAGGCTCTAGATTCGTTAAGAAATTTGTACAGGCGCTAATAGAGACAGATCTAGAGAGGGGCGGCATGGTTATAAACCTCCTCGAGCGCCAGCTGTTAAAAGAGAAGTTCTGGATAGCGGTGCTCGATATGCGGGAATTCTCAGAGCCTGTGCCGGCTTCGGCTTTTCTACAGGCAATAGGGGCGGAGGTTGTGGTCCGCCCGCCCCCGGGCCTCGACATACACGGCTACACGGTCGTCGACAGCGTCAAGCTGGTGCTGGAGGTGCCCGCCGCCGAGTATGTCCGGCTTTATGGAAGTACGACTCAGCGCGCGGCGATATTTACAAAGGTATCCACCGGCCGCTCTCCGATGATAGCGATAAAGTCCATGTCCTCTGTCCTAAGTGTAAAGCCGTCGCTTGTGGTGCTCCACGGGCTGAGGCCCGACGCCATTGACCAACTCGCCGTGGAGATTGCAAAGAGAAGCCACATACCGCTTGCGACAACTACTATGAGTATTGAAAAGCTGATAGAGAACCTTAGACAGTTTAAGTAG
- a CDS encoding coiled-coil protein codes for MLSKEELLEKIREINSRIDEVQRQIDETTSEINNKRTLLEEIRKELAEVRSHIEGARGRLQKTRELISSLVERKSQIINQIRSLRSELLNMNITMQKYREKLVIYRNLLSTINEYAGGKTLEKDKLKRIIEQLEYFFETSPTNPEWERQFIKYISEIEKELNLADSMEKIKAHIAELKSQIDEFKSKREAIRSEIARLVQDLNTVKQELAQLKASRQEVYKELAKLKERREELKKRREEIKSEILQLALKRKELREKRRALQEELEKYNVLLKALELAERNKARARAREERVESLKERAEVLYNRLLNGERLTHDEIKILIEAGYLPEE; via the coding sequence GTGCTTAGTAAGGAAGAGTTGCTTGAGAAAATCCGTGAAATAAATTCTCGAATTGACGAGGTCCAGAGACAGATAGACGAAACCACTAGCGAAATAAATAACAAAAGAACTCTGCTGGAGGAGATCCGGAAGGAGCTCGCCGAGGTGAGGTCGCATATCGAGGGCGCTAGGGGGCGGCTTCAGAAAACTAGAGAGTTGATAAGCTCCCTAGTGGAGAGAAAGAGTCAGATAATAAACCAGATAAGAAGCCTTAGGAGTGAATTACTAAATATGAATATAACTATGCAGAAATATAGAGAAAAACTAGTTATCTATAGAAATCTATTGAGTACAATAAATGAGTATGCGGGGGGGAAGACGCTTGAGAAGGATAAGTTGAAGCGGATAATTGAACAACTTGAGTACTTCTTCGAAACCTCGCCTACAAACCCCGAGTGGGAGAGGCAGTTTATCAAGTACATAAGTGAGATAGAGAAGGAGCTGAATCTGGCGGACTCCATGGAGAAGATAAAGGCGCATATAGCTGAGTTAAAGTCTCAAATTGATGAATTTAAAAGCAAGAGAGAGGCCATTAGAAGCGAAATAGCTAGATTAGTTCAAGATCTGAATACTGTAAAACAAGAGCTGGCCCAGCTAAAGGCAAGTAGACAGGAGGTGTACAAGGAGCTTGCGAAGCTGAAGGAGAGGAGAGAAGAGCTGAAAAAACGCCGGGAGGAAATCAAGTCGGAGATTCTACAGCTGGCTCTGAAGCGGAAGGAGCTTAGAGAGAAGAGGAGGGCTCTCCAGGAGGAGCTGGAGAAATACAACGTACTGCTAAAGGCTTTAGAACTCGCCGAGAGGAACAAGGCGAGGGCTAGGGCGAGAGAGGAGCGGGTGGAGTCTCTGAAGGAGAGGGCGGAGGTCTTGTATAACAGGTTGCTAAATGGAGAGAGGTTGACTCATGACGAAATTAAGATATTGATAGAGGCTGGGTATCTGCCGGAAGAGTAG
- a CDS encoding ribosomal protein L13e, giving the protein MTEAPKPLVKIPARIAQGGVTRWKTGRGYSLEELRAVGINADQARLLGIPVDERRRSSWPQNVENLRKWLLDVLEGKIAPPEPTYPKLVEIKRKRGRAYRGLTSAGRTSRGLTSVKLRETHNYKFKKKARERALKKRHEATKGLGNVLRISKIINRK; this is encoded by the coding sequence ATGACCGAGGCGCCGAAGCCGCTTGTGAAAATACCCGCGAGGATAGCCCAAGGCGGCGTGACTAGGTGGAAGACCGGCAGAGGTTACTCTCTTGAGGAGCTACGCGCAGTAGGCATAAACGCTGATCAGGCTAGGTTGCTGGGGATCCCGGTGGACGAGAGGAGGAGATCCTCGTGGCCTCAGAACGTGGAGAATCTACGGAAGTGGCTTCTCGACGTGTTGGAGGGCAAGATCGCGCCGCCTGAGCCGACGTATCCAAAACTAGTGGAGATAAAGCGGAAGCGCGGGAGGGCGTACAGAGGCTTGACCTCCGCCGGCAGGACGTCCAGAGGGCTGACCTCTGTGAAGCTCAGAGAGACCCACAACTACAAGTTCAAGAAGAAGGCCAGGGAGAGGGCGTTGAAGAAGAGGCACGAGGCGACGAAGGGATTAGGAAACGTATTGAGAATATCAAAAATTATAAACCGGAAGTAG